A window from Erythrobacter sp. YJ-T3-07 encodes these proteins:
- a CDS encoding diguanylate cyclase, whose product MARLPLPYRLRPLWLRQAFFLITLACAVSGGQASACLGSTEPDIARLEIEVGRDPLGAVDKIARAITNTDPANRRRLAELYIVQAKALMMGGGDPAPALDQARIAAGKLGPSDPVSIFLRVNAFNDLPDGRAKRAALESLVRDYESLPEGSSAKSCRAIDLAFSYSYQEKPREAFMFASQAYLSSAHDKTSLARAEAASVLAYFVSNGHDFDYARRLHSEALAIQMKLGMSDLAANELLMRGYTRLNDGNWNGAVADFRASARQARSYGNRYAVDYALLGVCQAAFEGGRITDATRECERAYQGLGKPTEAMALPATALMAKLLVERGDPARALAILDPAIAKGKQENASDDWVLALETRAQALSALGRNAQAYDQMREASEAAKAFRDTEMQSGTAALQARFQTRELQNRLAEEERASSTRLRLAIAVIAGSTTTLLLLGTLVFFLLRHRRRFRRLAMTDPLTGLANRRATLERVSAALPGPDAQQPRASFALLDIDHFKSCNDTFGHDAGDQVLSQFARVVERCVRPTDIVGRWGGEEFLIILPATGLEKARDIIERIRSEAALEEFDFAPGYRLRFSAGIAMPSETGGLTDACLKLADRRLYAAKHHGRNRTCIDAGIAWAGPPAPSPPPSSGDSGTGSGSARAA is encoded by the coding sequence ATGGCACGATTGCCACTTCCGTATCGGCTGCGGCCACTATGGCTGCGTCAGGCCTTCTTCCTGATCACGCTGGCATGCGCCGTGTCGGGCGGGCAGGCGAGCGCTTGCCTGGGAAGTACCGAGCCGGACATCGCCCGGCTCGAAATCGAGGTCGGGCGCGATCCGCTCGGCGCGGTCGACAAGATCGCCAGGGCGATTACCAATACCGATCCGGCGAACCGGCGTCGTCTCGCCGAATTGTACATCGTGCAGGCCAAGGCGCTGATGATGGGTGGCGGCGATCCCGCACCTGCGCTCGACCAGGCGCGCATTGCGGCGGGCAAGCTCGGGCCGAGCGATCCGGTCAGCATCTTTCTGCGGGTGAATGCCTTCAACGATCTGCCCGACGGTCGCGCAAAGCGCGCAGCGCTCGAGTCGTTGGTGCGCGACTATGAGTCGCTGCCGGAGGGGAGCAGCGCGAAGAGCTGCCGCGCGATCGACCTGGCCTTCAGCTATTCCTACCAGGAGAAACCGCGCGAAGCCTTCATGTTCGCTTCGCAGGCCTATCTCAGCAGTGCCCATGACAAGACCTCGCTCGCCCGGGCAGAGGCAGCCTCCGTACTCGCCTATTTCGTCTCCAACGGTCACGATTTCGACTACGCGCGGCGGCTCCATTCCGAAGCGCTGGCCATCCAGATGAAGCTGGGGATGAGCGACCTTGCCGCCAACGAGCTGCTGATGCGCGGATATACCAGGCTCAACGATGGCAACTGGAACGGCGCGGTCGCCGATTTCAGGGCCTCGGCAAGGCAGGCGCGCAGCTACGGCAACCGGTACGCGGTCGATTACGCGCTGCTCGGCGTGTGCCAGGCTGCGTTCGAGGGGGGCAGGATCACCGATGCGACCCGCGAATGCGAGCGCGCCTATCAGGGGCTGGGAAAGCCGACTGAGGCCATGGCCCTGCCGGCCACTGCATTGATGGCGAAGCTGCTGGTCGAGCGCGGCGATCCGGCGAGGGCTCTTGCGATCCTCGATCCGGCGATCGCGAAGGGCAAGCAGGAAAACGCCTCGGACGACTGGGTGCTGGCGCTGGAAACCCGGGCGCAGGCGCTGTCGGCACTTGGCCGCAACGCGCAGGCCTACGACCAGATGCGCGAGGCGAGCGAGGCTGCGAAAGCCTTCCGCGACACCGAAATGCAGAGCGGGACGGCTGCCCTGCAGGCGCGCTTCCAGACCCGCGAGCTGCAGAATCGCCTCGCCGAGGAAGAGCGGGCGAGCAGCACCCGCCTGCGGCTCGCGATCGCGGTGATCGCGGGCTCCACCACCACGCTGCTCCTGCTCGGCACGCTGGTCTTTTTCCTGTTGCGGCACCGCCGCCGCTTCCGCCGTCTCGCGATGACCGACCCGCTGACCGGGCTGGCCAACCGTCGCGCGACGCTGGAGCGGGTAAGCGCAGCCCTGCCCGGCCCGGACGCCCAGCAGCCGCGCGCCTCGTTCGCGCTGTTGGACATCGACCACTTCAAATCGTGCAACGACACCTTCGGCCACGATGCCGGCGACCAGGTGCTGAGCCAGTTCGCGCGGGTGGTGGAGCGCTGCGTCCGTCCGACCGATATCGTCGGGCGCTGGGGCGGGGAGGAATTCCTCATCATCCTGCCCGCAACCGGACTGGAGAAAGCCCGCGACATCATCGAACGGATCCGCAGCGAGGCCGCGCTGGAGGAGTTCGATTTCGCCCCCGGTTACCGGCTGCGCTTCAGCGCGGGCATCGCCATGCCAAGCGAGACGGGCGGCCTCACCGATGCGTGTCTCAAGCTGGCCGACCGGCGGCTCTACGCGGCCAAGCACCATGGCCGGAACCGGACCTGTATCGACGCGGGCATCGCATGGGCCGGACCTCCCGCGCCGTCTCCTCCCCCTTCCAGCGGCGACTCAGGCACCGGCTCAGGCTCCGCGCGGGCCGCGTGA
- the nadB gene encoding L-aspartate oxidase, with the protein MTQQSAQHDVLVIGSGAAGLTAALALAEEKKVLVLAKGSLTGGSTAWAQGGIAAVLDAGDTFEDHIRDTMVAGAGLNDRETVEFVIERAPHAIDRLIELGVPFNKESGALHLTREGGHSHRRIVHVDDATGWAVQSALLKAAEENPNITLLPGRTCVDLITGRHELRYSGAGQVWGAYALNEETGEVEAHVARATVLAAGGAGRCYLFSTAPRGATGDGIAMAWRGGARVANMEMMQFHPTCLYNLEVKNFLITEAVRGEGGRLYNPRTGKRFMEFYDPERLELAPRDVVARAIDAEIKRFGLDYVHLDISHQPPEFVKEHFPTIHEKLLGLGIDMTTGPIPVVPAQHYTCGGVLVDLYARTDLPGLWAAGECIESGLHGANRLASNSLLECFVFGEAAARDILSMWDELDAPPEIRPWDASRVTDSDEAVVIKQNWTEIRRFMWNYVGIVRTTKRLERAANRIRLLQSEIDDYYGSFRVTTDLIELRNLVQAAELIVRCALERKESRGLHFTLDHPQTDSIARDTVLLPR; encoded by the coding sequence ATGACACAGCAAAGCGCGCAACATGATGTCCTCGTGATCGGCTCGGGCGCGGCGGGCCTCACCGCGGCGCTGGCCCTTGCCGAAGAGAAGAAGGTGCTGGTGCTCGCGAAGGGCTCGCTCACCGGTGGCAGTACCGCGTGGGCGCAGGGCGGGATCGCCGCCGTGCTCGACGCGGGCGACACCTTCGAGGACCATATCCGTGATACGATGGTTGCGGGCGCGGGGCTCAATGATCGCGAGACGGTCGAATTCGTGATCGAACGCGCGCCGCATGCAATCGACCGGCTGATCGAGCTGGGCGTGCCGTTCAACAAGGAAAGCGGCGCGCTGCATCTGACCCGCGAGGGCGGCCATTCGCACCGCCGGATCGTGCATGTGGACGATGCGACCGGTTGGGCGGTGCAGTCCGCGCTGCTCAAGGCGGCGGAGGAAAATCCCAACATCACCCTGCTGCCGGGCCGCACCTGCGTCGACCTGATCACCGGGCGGCACGAGCTGCGCTATTCGGGCGCAGGCCAGGTATGGGGGGCCTATGCGCTCAACGAAGAGACCGGCGAGGTCGAGGCGCATGTCGCGCGCGCGACCGTGCTCGCGGCCGGCGGGGCCGGGCGCTGCTACCTCTTCTCCACCGCGCCGCGCGGCGCGACGGGCGATGGCATCGCGATGGCGTGGCGCGGCGGCGCGCGGGTCGCCAACATGGAAATGATGCAGTTCCACCCGACCTGCCTCTACAATCTGGAGGTCAAGAACTTCCTGATTACCGAAGCGGTGCGGGGCGAGGGCGGGCGGCTCTACAACCCGCGCACGGGCAAGCGGTTCATGGAATTCTACGATCCCGAACGGCTGGAGTTGGCGCCGCGCGATGTCGTGGCACGCGCGATCGATGCGGAGATCAAGCGCTTCGGTCTCGACTACGTCCATCTCGACATCAGCCACCAGCCGCCCGAATTCGTGAAGGAGCATTTCCCCACGATCCACGAGAAGCTGCTCGGCCTCGGCATCGACATGACCACCGGGCCGATCCCGGTGGTGCCCGCGCAGCACTATACTTGCGGCGGGGTGCTGGTGGACCTCTATGCGCGCACCGATCTGCCCGGCCTGTGGGCGGCGGGCGAATGTATCGAGAGTGGGCTGCACGGGGCCAACCGCCTCGCCTCCAACTCGCTGCTCGAATGCTTCGTTTTCGGCGAGGCGGCGGCGCGCGACATCCTGTCGATGTGGGACGAGCTCGACGCGCCGCCCGAAATCCGCCCGTGGGACGCGAGCCGGGTGACCGATTCGGACGAAGCGGTCGTCATCAAGCAGAACTGGACCGAGATTCGCCGCTTCATGTGGAACTATGTCGGCATCGTGCGCACGACGAAGCGGTTAGAGCGTGCGGCGAACCGCATCCGGCTGCTCCAGAGCGAGATCGACGATTACTACGGCAGCTTCCGCGTGACGACCGATCTGATCGAGCTGCGCAACCTCGTCCAGGCAGCCGAGCTGATCGTGCGCTGTGCGCTCGAACGCAAGGAAAGCCGGGGGCTGCACTTCACTCTCGACCACCCGCAGACGGACAGCATCGCACGCGATACGGTGCTGCTTCCGCGCTGA
- a CDS encoding ribonucleoside-diphosphate reductase subunit alpha, translated as MEFSTGEADISTMGEDTARPQSKSTGGKTAGGKGQKGAKASGKAQKKAVTMDKDDRGSGELVAEATAEAMARAVAASAADTSDSKKINPRRFEIVTDSARDANLTEFGKETLEDRYLLPGESYQDLFARVADAYADDQAHAQRLYDYISNLWFMPATPVLSNGGTNRGLPISCYLNSVEDSLNGIVDTWNENVWLASKGGGIGTYWGNVRGIGEPVGLNGKTSGIIPFVRVMDSLTLAISQGSLRRGSAACYIDISHPEIEEFLEIRKPSGDFNRKALNLHHGVLVTDEFMEKVRAGEEFDLVSPRDGSVRKTVDARSLFQKLVETRLATGEPYIVFSDTVNSMMPKHHRDLGLKVSTSNLCSEITLPTGRDHLGNDRTAVCCLSSLNLEKWDEWNSDKQFIEDVMRFLDNVLQDYIDRAPPEMARAKYSASRERSVGMGVMGFHSFLQSKNLPLEGPMAKAWNIKMFQHISTAANEASMMLAHERGPCPDAEEMGAMERFSCKMAIAPTASISIICGGTSACIEPIPANIYTHKTLSGSFIVKNPYLQELLAKKSKDSTNVWNSILERGGSVAHLDFLTPEEKAIYKTSFEIDQRWLLEFAADRSPMIDQAQSLNLFIPADVDKWDLMMLHFHAWEKKIKSLYYLRSKSIQRAGFAGGVEADNTSEAAKYELAAGTGEQTDYEECLACQ; from the coding sequence ATGGAATTCAGCACTGGCGAGGCCGATATTTCCACCATGGGCGAAGACACGGCACGCCCCCAAAGCAAATCGACGGGCGGCAAGACCGCCGGCGGCAAAGGGCAAAAGGGTGCGAAGGCATCCGGCAAGGCCCAGAAGAAGGCAGTTACGATGGACAAGGATGATCGCGGCTCGGGCGAACTGGTCGCCGAAGCCACCGCCGAGGCGATGGCCAGGGCGGTCGCGGCGAGCGCCGCCGACACCTCCGACAGCAAGAAGATCAACCCGCGCCGGTTCGAGATCGTTACCGATTCCGCGCGCGATGCGAACCTGACCGAATTCGGCAAGGAAACGCTGGAAGATCGTTACCTGCTGCCGGGCGAATCCTATCAGGACCTGTTCGCCCGCGTGGCCGATGCCTATGCCGACGATCAGGCGCACGCCCAGCGGCTGTACGACTACATCTCGAACCTGTGGTTCATGCCCGCGACCCCGGTGCTGTCGAACGGCGGCACCAATCGCGGCCTGCCGATTTCGTGCTACCTCAACAGCGTCGAAGACAGCCTCAACGGCATTGTCGACACCTGGAACGAGAACGTGTGGCTCGCCTCCAAGGGCGGCGGGATCGGCACCTACTGGGGCAATGTCCGCGGAATCGGCGAGCCGGTCGGCCTCAACGGCAAGACCAGCGGGATCATTCCCTTCGTTCGCGTGATGGACTCGCTCACGCTGGCGATTTCGCAAGGCTCGCTGCGCCGTGGCTCGGCCGCGTGCTATATCGACATCAGTCACCCGGAGATCGAGGAATTCCTCGAAATCCGCAAACCCTCGGGCGACTTCAACCGCAAGGCGCTCAACCTGCACCACGGCGTTCTCGTCACCGACGAGTTCATGGAGAAGGTCCGTGCGGGCGAGGAATTCGACCTCGTTTCCCCGCGCGACGGTTCGGTGCGCAAGACGGTCGACGCGCGCAGTCTCTTCCAGAAGCTGGTCGAAACCCGGCTGGCGACGGGTGAGCCCTATATCGTCTTCTCCGACACGGTGAATTCGATGATGCCCAAGCATCACCGCGATCTGGGCCTCAAGGTTTCGACCTCGAACCTGTGCTCGGAAATCACCCTGCCCACGGGCCGCGACCACCTGGGTAATGACCGCACGGCGGTGTGCTGCCTCAGCTCGCTCAACCTCGAAAAGTGGGACGAGTGGAACAGCGACAAGCAGTTCATCGAGGACGTGATGCGCTTCCTCGACAACGTGCTGCAGGACTATATCGACCGCGCCCCGCCCGAAATGGCGCGCGCCAAGTATTCCGCCAGCCGCGAACGCAGCGTCGGCATGGGCGTGATGGGCTTCCACTCCTTCCTGCAGAGCAAGAACCTGCCGCTCGAAGGGCCGATGGCCAAGGCGTGGAACATCAAGATGTTCCAGCACATCAGCACCGCGGCCAACGAAGCTTCGATGATGCTCGCGCATGAGCGGGGCCCGTGCCCCGATGCCGAGGAAATGGGCGCGATGGAGCGCTTCAGCTGCAAGATGGCGATCGCGCCGACCGCGTCGATCAGCATCATCTGCGGCGGGACGTCCGCCTGCATCGAGCCGATCCCGGCGAACATCTACACCCACAAGACCCTGTCGGGCAGCTTCATCGTCAAGAACCCGTACCTGCAGGAACTGCTGGCGAAGAAGAGCAAGGATTCGACCAATGTGTGGAATTCGATCCTCGAACGCGGCGGCAGCGTGGCGCACCTCGACTTCCTGACGCCGGAAGAAAAGGCGATCTACAAGACCAGCTTCGAGATCGACCAGCGCTGGCTGCTCGAATTCGCGGCCGACCGTTCGCCGATGATCGACCAGGCGCAGAGCCTCAACCTCTTCATCCCCGCCGATGTCGACAAGTGGGATCTGATGATGCTCCACTTCCACGCGTGGGAGAAGAAGATCAAATCGCTCTACTACCTGCGCTCCAAGAGCATTCAGCGTGCAGGCTTCGCCGGCGGCGTGGAGGCGGACAACACCTCCGAAGCGGCGAAGTACGAATTGGCGGCGGGCACGGGCGAACAGACCGATTACGAGGAATGCCTCGCCTGCCAGTAG
- a CDS encoding CHAT domain-containing tetratricopeptide repeat protein: MKSVFAGFVASAIGLAAPALSQDVSAEAPETPGTRKTDLEQEITAWVDRDINADPEASLAALLTLEERLRAGESVAPLARGQLYMLLVAAAPPTHDNAQLLRWLETAQAAYREAGDPADKRAEILNNRAILLRRVSRYSEGEPLAREALAIRQQLYGPDHEDVASAWNTLANLLYSQGKFDEAVEAGRAGLQSLENTADVPALALVQRLDTLASLLDESGRSEEALRIARRAESLARAELGEDHRWYQYVLNTLGQAELKLALYDEAIPHIRRTVDLRAQQLGQDHPYTQASVMVLASALEDTGKLAEADALASGAMAILADHTDLMDANTLAGFHQRLIQLAARQGAWEVYDARYAQGAAILADKMPEDHPALASFHLTHAMTLEARGEIGTARALAERWVPILVARYAPESGRRILGEMLLLRLRQRDGASALGDSLAQADAVLERIANQYLAIDTTDRELARNAEANEPALLIYLDMAVDADDADRIARVAQIFNLSDLSLARTRRDAARSDPAEQTRSAILEIARRQRLLDRRISLAVALDDQQESLAGLEAQRARLAESKADAIERFRTAFPAFADRHRPRPVALADLAARLGPADLLVMPVEGTSRGYVVILDATGRIETHRFDTDQLAPHVAAIRRAVDTGIAEDFPLASARALGKLLLPANLSAGGEVRIFGGRRSAEVPFALLLTEDPPDDGKTAPAWLIESKAVLVLAGLDGAPAPADRARGRMRFAGIGAAGPADGPRPAAAPQLASLFRSGAPATQTIADLPPLDYASRELAAIAALFGDEHSQLLIGADAAEERLKQADLSRIDVLVFATHGLVSGELRNLWEPALLVGTTEGSGEDGLLGASEIARLDLNADWVILSACNTAAGDSEAAPVYSGLATAFVEAGARSLMLSHWPVRDDAAARLSVDTVRGAAAGLSHAEALRQAQLAMIHDPALPEGANPALWAPFVLIGG; the protein is encoded by the coding sequence ATGAAATCGGTGTTCGCAGGATTCGTCGCCTCGGCCATCGGCCTGGCCGCGCCAGCGCTGTCGCAGGACGTTTCGGCTGAAGCGCCAGAAACACCCGGAACGCGGAAGACCGATCTCGAGCAGGAGATCACCGCCTGGGTCGATCGCGACATCAATGCCGATCCGGAGGCATCGCTGGCCGCCCTGCTGACGCTGGAAGAGCGCTTGCGTGCCGGCGAGTCCGTCGCGCCACTGGCACGCGGCCAGCTCTACATGCTGCTGGTTGCAGCCGCGCCGCCGACGCATGACAACGCGCAGCTGCTCCGATGGCTGGAAACCGCGCAGGCCGCCTATCGCGAGGCTGGCGACCCGGCGGACAAGCGCGCTGAAATTCTCAACAATCGCGCCATCCTGCTTCGCCGTGTCAGCCGCTATTCAGAGGGTGAACCGCTTGCGCGCGAAGCGCTGGCAATCCGGCAACAGCTCTATGGCCCCGATCACGAAGATGTGGCCAGCGCGTGGAACACGCTTGCCAACCTGCTCTACAGCCAGGGGAAGTTCGACGAAGCGGTGGAGGCGGGCCGCGCGGGGCTTCAGTCGCTCGAAAACACGGCTGACGTTCCTGCTCTGGCGCTGGTCCAGCGGCTCGATACGCTCGCCTCGCTGCTCGACGAAAGCGGTCGCAGCGAAGAAGCGCTGCGGATCGCGCGCCGTGCCGAAAGCCTTGCACGGGCCGAGCTAGGCGAGGATCATCGCTGGTACCAATACGTGCTTAACACGCTCGGTCAGGCCGAGCTCAAGCTGGCGCTGTACGACGAGGCCATCCCTCATATCCGCCGCACCGTCGATCTGCGCGCGCAGCAATTGGGGCAGGATCATCCGTACACGCAAGCCTCGGTAATGGTCCTGGCGAGCGCGCTGGAGGATACCGGCAAATTGGCTGAGGCAGATGCGCTCGCTTCCGGAGCCATGGCCATCCTGGCCGATCACACCGACCTGATGGATGCGAACACGCTGGCCGGATTTCACCAACGGCTGATCCAGCTCGCGGCGCGGCAAGGGGCGTGGGAGGTTTACGACGCGCGCTACGCGCAAGGTGCGGCGATCCTTGCCGACAAGATGCCGGAGGATCACCCCGCGCTCGCGTCTTTCCACCTGACACATGCCATGACGCTGGAAGCGCGCGGCGAAATCGGCACCGCGCGTGCTCTCGCCGAACGTTGGGTGCCGATTCTCGTTGCGCGCTATGCGCCCGAATCCGGACGGCGAATCCTGGGCGAAATGCTGCTCTTGCGGTTGCGCCAGCGCGACGGTGCCTCGGCGCTGGGCGACAGTCTGGCACAGGCAGACGCGGTGCTGGAAAGAATCGCTAACCAGTACCTCGCCATCGATACCACGGACCGCGAGCTCGCGCGTAACGCCGAGGCGAACGAGCCTGCGCTGCTGATATATCTCGACATGGCTGTGGACGCGGACGATGCGGACCGCATCGCCCGGGTCGCGCAGATCTTCAATCTGTCCGACCTCTCGCTGGCGCGCACGCGACGCGATGCCGCACGGAGCGATCCGGCCGAGCAGACGCGGTCTGCGATCCTCGAAATCGCGCGCCGTCAACGGCTGCTCGATCGCCGGATTTCCCTTGCCGTCGCGCTGGACGACCAACAGGAGTCCCTCGCTGGACTCGAGGCCCAACGCGCGCGGCTCGCCGAGAGCAAGGCCGATGCGATCGAGCGCTTCCGCACGGCCTTTCCCGCATTCGCCGATCGACACCGTCCACGCCCGGTCGCGCTGGCGGACCTGGCGGCGCGGCTCGGCCCCGCGGATCTGCTGGTCATGCCGGTCGAAGGCACGTCACGCGGCTATGTCGTCATTCTCGACGCCACGGGACGGATCGAGACCCATCGCTTTGATACCGATCAGCTCGCGCCGCATGTCGCCGCGATCCGGCGGGCGGTCGATACCGGCATCGCCGAGGACTTTCCGCTCGCGAGTGCGCGGGCCTTGGGCAAACTGCTGCTGCCCGCCAATCTTTCAGCTGGTGGGGAAGTGCGCATTTTCGGTGGGCGCCGATCGGCCGAGGTGCCTTTTGCCCTGCTGCTGACCGAAGATCCGCCGGACGATGGTAAAACCGCCCCGGCCTGGCTGATAGAGAGCAAGGCCGTGCTGGTCCTCGCCGGGCTCGATGGCGCGCCGGCGCCGGCCGACCGGGCACGGGGGCGCATGCGGTTTGCCGGGATCGGCGCGGCTGGCCCGGCGGATGGACCGCGCCCAGCAGCGGCGCCGCAGCTCGCCAGCCTGTTTCGGTCGGGTGCCCCTGCGACGCAGACGATCGCCGACCTGCCCCCGCTCGACTATGCATCGCGCGAGCTTGCCGCCATCGCGGCACTGTTCGGCGACGAGCACTCGCAATTGCTGATCGGTGCCGACGCTGCGGAGGAGCGGTTGAAACAGGCCGATCTGTCGCGGATCGATGTTCTCGTCTTTGCCACGCACGGCCTCGTCTCGGGAGAATTGCGCAACCTGTGGGAGCCTGCGCTGCTGGTGGGCACGACCGAGGGCAGCGGCGAGGACGGGTTGCTGGGCGCGAGCGAGATCGCGCGGCTAGACCTCAACGCCGACTGGGTGATCCTGTCCGCCTGCAATACTGCTGCGGGCGATAGCGAGGCCGCGCCGGTCTATTCCGGTCTGGCCACCGCCTTCGTGGAAGCGGGCGCACGCAGCCTGATGCTGTCGCACTGGCCGGTGCGCGACGATGCAGCCGCGCGGCTGAGCGTGGATACGGTGCGCGGCGCGGCGGCAGGGCTTTCCCATGCGGAAGCATTGCGGCAGGCGCAGCTGGCGATGATCCACGATCCCGCGTTGCCCGAGGGCGCAAACCCGGCTCTCTGGGCGCCCTTCGTCCTCATAGGAGGGTAG
- a CDS encoding DUF2171 domain-containing protein, with product MFEKIRIKEHMEIVDSTGQHVGTVDEVEDERIKLTKSDAMDDQHHFIALDAVEKLDDNRVVLKEGTPLPVGLGNKATTPA from the coding sequence ATGTTCGAGAAGATTCGCATCAAGGAACACATGGAAATCGTCGATTCCACCGGCCAGCACGTCGGCACGGTCGATGAGGTCGAAGACGAACGCATCAAGCTGACCAAGTCGGATGCGATGGACGACCAGCACCACTTCATCGCGCTCGACGCGGTCGAAAAGCTCGACGACAACCGCGTCGTGCTGAAGGAAGGCACGCCGCTGCCCGTCGGCCTCGGCAACAAGGCCACCACGCCCGCGTGA
- a CDS encoding ribonucleotide-diphosphate reductase subunit beta, translating to MSLLEARKTYKPFEYPWAYDFWKRQQQVHWMPEEVPLGEDCRDWAQKLSEHERNLLTQIFRFFTQADVEVQDCYHEKYGRVFKPTEIKMMLASFSNMETIHIAAYSHLLDTIGMPESEYGMFLEYEEMKDKHDYLQQFGVDTDEDIARTLAAFGGFTEGMQLFASFAMLMNFPRFNKMKGMGQIVSWSVRDESLHCEGIIRLFHEFVRERDCYTKAVKEDIIDICQKSVRLEDNFIDLAFEMGPVSGMTAKEIKKYIRYIADWRLGQLGLQPIYMIDEHPLPWLTPLLNGVEHANFFEQRATEYSKGATKGDWNTVWSTFDKRNKAKAANEVDGTEDDGPGLFGDDAGGVQAAE from the coding sequence ATGTCGCTGCTCGAAGCCCGCAAGACCTACAAGCCTTTCGAATATCCGTGGGCGTACGACTTCTGGAAGCGCCAGCAGCAGGTTCACTGGATGCCCGAAGAGGTTCCGCTGGGCGAGGATTGCCGCGACTGGGCGCAGAAACTGTCCGAGCACGAGCGTAACCTGCTCACCCAGATCTTCCGCTTCTTCACCCAGGCCGATGTCGAGGTGCAGGACTGCTACCACGAAAAATACGGCCGGGTGTTCAAGCCGACCGAGATCAAGATGATGCTCGCGTCCTTCTCCAACATGGAGACGATCCACATCGCGGCCTACAGCCACCTGCTCGACACGATCGGCATGCCCGAGAGCGAGTATGGCATGTTCCTCGAATACGAGGAGATGAAGGACAAGCACGACTACCTGCAGCAGTTCGGGGTCGACACGGACGAGGATATCGCCCGCACGCTCGCCGCGTTCGGTGGCTTCACCGAAGGGATGCAGCTGTTCGCCAGCTTCGCGATGCTGATGAACTTCCCGCGCTTCAACAAGATGAAGGGCATGGGCCAGATCGTCAGCTGGTCGGTCCGCGACGAGAGCCTCCACTGCGAAGGCATCATCCGCCTGTTCCACGAATTCGTGCGCGAGCGGGACTGCTACACCAAGGCGGTGAAGGAAGACATCATCGACATCTGCCAGAAGTCGGTGCGGCTGGAAGACAACTTCATCGACCTCGCCTTCGAAATGGGCCCGGTCAGCGGGATGACCGCGAAGGAGATCAAGAAGTACATCCGCTACATCGCGGACTGGCGGCTGGGCCAGCTGGGCCTGCAGCCGATCTACATGATCGACGAGCACCCGCTGCCCTGGCTGACCCCGCTGCTCAACGGCGTGGAACACGCCAACTTCTTCGAACAGCGCGCCACCGAATATTCCAAGGGCGCCACCAAGGGCGACTGGAACACGGTGTGGAGCACCTTCGACAAGCGCAACAAGGCCAAGGCCGCGAACGAAGTCGACGGCACCGAGGACGACGGTCCGGGTCTGTTCGGGGATGATGCCGGGGGCGTGCAAGCGGCGGAGTAG